Genomic DNA from Nicotiana tabacum cultivar K326 chromosome 21, ASM71507v2, whole genome shotgun sequence:
TAtatcttcaaatccagcaaccatcgaacacaacaacaatagcagccaacatctgtacgcaatatgcagaagtgtagtatcagtgcAACGACCCCATATActagtaagtaacaaacctaaccttatgtTGAAAGTAGTGAGGAGCTGGAAACTAGGtcaggtccaacaccaataaccaacagcagttcataacaatgtagagcatataaataaggaagtaactTATAGATAAAATGTTCAGCTTTTTCACAGCTTTTTCTGAGAATAGTTCCGctttttcaagaatattagtgaaaatccaaatcttttaccgaaatcatcgaaaaatatgagatagtttgataactgtaattttttcaaaaaaaaaaatactttccaaaataagtaagatgtttcattttctttccagatagcatgtgtgaaatacctctctatacCCTCAtctcaatgtgtgtaaaaagtcatgaatgacgtgataccgtacaacatgaggaaaaatgcatctctatgcctgtatgtcatgtgtgcatgccaatgccatgtatctcagagatgaatcatgtactcactctctcagagtactcaatctcactgactcacactttccactcatcgtgctcaaccactcggtactatatatgtCCCAtttggcccagggaagatccatcccggaatatatacatcactgaccatcagtcactcagtactgaggaaggccaatccggtcccatggagaagatccatctccgggTATATAAATGCTTCAAACAAGATTCATGTCCAGGGAAAGTCCACCCCCAATATAATCAAccacactcactaggggtgtctacagactccggaggggctcctacagcccaagcactataatctgcacggacaactcacgtgccatagtatcaatatcataatccgcacggacaactcacgtgctaaagtatcaatatcagaatctgcacggataactcacgtgttatagtatcaatatcctaagaattaggccctcggcctcactcaatcatcaatctctccagtctctctctctctctcgggctcacaatgtcataaaactagcccaaatatgatgatatgatgtatcaataaataacagcagagattgagatatgatatgcatatgaatgcgtaagactaagtatataaagcaatgaaagcaaataactcaacagtagaaatgacctcagtgggtcccaacatgataaacatgtagcctagacatggtgtCTAATATGGATCACCGCTCAATAGCTCAActacgtagaaatttcatgatgACATGTAAGATCAGAtaactacatagtaccacagGAATAGTGGAGCCACAAgtcacacggtgcatgcccacacacctgtcacctagcatgtgcgtcacctcaataccagtcacatagcacgtaattcggagtttcataccctcagcacttagtttagaagagttacttacctcgaacaagccaattccaataccgagcaagccaaacgatgctccaaaaatgccatcttaCGCGTTCTGACCTCCGAATAGAACGAAACTAactaaaaacaactcaaatacatcaaataatgttaaagtaaccaatcccaatcgaaaaaggtcgaatctttaatcaaagcccaaaatcggccaaaaagtgCAACCTAGgctcgcacctcgaaacccgataaaactcacaaaatccgacaacatattcaattatgagtccaaccatactaatttcatccaattttgactctgaatcgatgttcaaaactcagttactcactttagaaaagtctttgataaagaTCCTCAATTCtccaatcaaaatatggattaaTTCAAAACTGAACTTCTGTGatcatattaaaatacaaaaattatagtTATATACTGACCCCcatgaaaagaagagaagaacgCCGCGATAATCACCTCaatcggagctctagaactcaagatatgctcaaaataccaaaagaacGCAGTCTGATTTTTTTATACACATGGATTTTCGATTTTGCGATAAAAACTCCGCACCTGTGCATTTTCAGCTGTCATTTCCGCTTTTGCTGACCGTAATTCGCACCCACGGGGCCGCAGATGCACACCCAACTTCGCATCTGCTAAACACCAATACCAGCTTTCTTCTTCGacactaaaatgagcataactcccttatacgatgtccaaattcgacgattctttttgctatggctctgtACTTACGATATGAATGTAATGCTTTAATAAAAATAGTGATAGGAACttatttgcttaatgtggtatcatttattcttgaagaaacgacgtcgaaatataaaaaacgagcgcaacacaacccaaacatatctgaaactcacccgagtccctcgagaccccgttcgaatataccaacaagtctcatatcaTAACATGGAACTACtagaggcctcaaaacacacataacaacatcggaaCGACGAGTCACATttcaattcgaaatcaatgaacttgaaacttcaaacttccacaaccgatgccgaaacctatcaaatcatgtctgattgacctcaaattttgcacacaagtcacatttgatattacggacctgctccaacttccgaaattggaatccgaccccgatatcaagaagtCCACTTcccatcaaactttccaaaattccaactttcgtcatttcaagctaaattctactacggacctccaaatctcaatccgaacgcgcttctaagtccaaaatcaccaactgagctaacggaaccatcaggaattcaatccgaggtcaaatactaaaaagtcaaacttggtcaaacctttcaaatttaatgcttctagctgagaatcattcttccaaatcaattccgaataacctaaaaaacaaaaccgacgattcacataagtcataatacatcatacagagctacttaTGCCCGAAAACTATCAAGCGAAGTGCAATTGCTCAGAGcggccggtcgggtcgttacaatatgatttcttaattaattagatTATATTATACGTTAACTTAAAGTTATCTACAAATTGTCAATGTCATAGATTAATACCTAGTGAATTAAATGTTTGAATTTTTTGGCACAACCTTCATAACACAAATAAAGTTTTTACGATAATGGTGGTAGAATTATCTTCGTTCCTCAAGAAAGGTCATGGCGCTATAGTTTTTCTTTGTAGGGCCATTTTTCTTTTGATCTCATTCTTATTTACTTtggtttcttcctttttcttttgaacaccaaaaataaataaatctttgAGTATTATGAAAACATTGAAAGGAACtgagaattttgaaaaagaaCGTTAGTAAATATGGTATAAATTTACAAAACCCATTTGAAGGAAATTTAAGGAGTTATTTAGTGTTAGAAGAGAAACAACTTCGGACAAGGAAAAACAACTCAAAAAAGttcattgaagaaaagaaatagaggCAAAAAGAATTAACAACatatagaaaaatatatttataaaaatgataaatctATTTATAACAGGAAAAGAAAAACACATTAGAATCTCACTTCGACATCAGAGAACATCACGACtcaaagttattgcaattgtagagtataaatatatacaaaaaaaccAGATATCAAAATATCTAtgtattatttgaaaaaaaaatcactacTTCAACTTATACAACATAAACCTAAAGATGACAAAATCAAAGACCATTAATGAGAATTGTGAAATATGCTTTACTTCAATCTTCACCTCATTATTTGACACTTTCTCTTAAACATTCTTCTAGAGATTCACGTTTGTATTGAATATCTTCTTGCATTTACCTTAAACAAAAAACAACGAATAAAAATTATACCATACCTTAGTATAATTTTTCTTTTCCACTACAACCTTTGATATAGAGATAGCTCAAATTATTATAAATAGAATATAAAGTTAGTATCGATCATATATGTTCAAAACATAGAAGTCCTTATATAAGTACATGTGGAGGAACATGTATCAATCATATATGTTCAAAACATAGAAGTCCTTATATAAGTACATGTGGAGGAACATGTAATAAATTGTCATAAACTTATACATTAAATATTTAGAGGTTGTGAATGTGAAAGGCATGGGAGTTATTGAGATTATTAAAAATATAGGTTATGAAGATAAAGAGGTGTGAGTTATGAAGATAGAATTTGTAAtataaataaatggaaaaaatgaTGAATAActcaaaaaaaggagaaaaaagataaatgtgTTATTTCTTCCCCTGTCTTTTGATACAATAATTCTTCCATGTGCCTTTTTTTaacaatattacaagtttattcatattgttggtgcgtgACATTATGAAATAACGATAAATGATACAATCTGTCTAAAATATTGTTTCATCAAAACAatgcagtacaatacaatacaaaacGATATATTATGAAACGATACGTAACAACCCTCCAAACAAACTGCAATGGGCAGAGTACTAATTCATTATAGTTAGACTATTTCATATGTCTCCCTTTATCTCTTTAAAATTTTATACATGCAATATGTTGAAGTTTATTGTTCCTTCCAATTCTCCTTGCCTTGTTAAGTTAGCTTTCGGATGGCTCAATCCCCCTATGATCAtagatttttccaaatttttttggcaaatacctgtttgtttatagattttatctatattttggcaagttttcaaatcccaaaaccagctcaagagctgtttttggcccaaaatattacTGTTTAGcttttaaagaaaattcaaaaattatatattttataaaaaaagcCGACTTTCTGTTATTATGACCCAACTAATCCATATCTGCCCACTTTTCCTTCATTAAACTCACGCGGTTTTGCCCTTCTCTATAAACAGTAGAAAACCTTCGCCAAAGTTGTTGTGCCAATCTGTGGCAATCCACCGCAAGGATAAAATTTGAAAGTAATTTGCTAAAATCTACTAATGTTTGTATAAATTTTCTTTAGATTTATTTCGCTTGTTTTGTATAAATTTTCTTCAGAGTTAGTTGAGTATTTTCGATAGTTCTTAAAACTTATGGGTACTAGTAGCATTTCATGTttttccacaaaaaaaaaaagtaaaatatgttttgaaaagttATGTCCAAAtaaattttcatcttcaaaccaaacttcacccaaatcaatttttttttaaaaataaatttaggaATCTATAGCCAAACGTTTGCTTAAATGATGAAGTTCCAAAATATTATGCCTACTATGACATTATCTACTTCATTTGTGGTGTCCACAGCTCCACGCTCACCTCAACTATTCCATTAGGTGGTATCGAAAGAGAAGAACTTatctaatatttattttatgcctCCGCAGAAATTTAAACTTGAAACCTCACAAGTTCTCCTCCCTCAGTGAACCACCAGGCCGCACCCTTGAGTGCTAAAACCTAACCTTTCTCAACCGAGTTTCTGAACAAGTGCCATAAATCATACAGAACAAACCTTTTGATACAGCCAATTTACATTTATGTCGTATATATGACATAATATTAGAAATTTCAAAGGGAGGAAGAACCTGGAGACTCACAACAGAGACAAAGAAGAATATACACTAGAACTACCAGATTACAGACATGTGCAACTGGTTGTTTAGGGAAAAAAGCAACTTCATGCAAAAATTCTTTGTGAAGTGCAAAAGGAAACTCAACAAAACACACTTGGCACGCGACCACTAGCTACACAGTGCCACGTGGCTACGTGTCTCTAAACACCATCATATCGGGAGCCTTCCATTCTGAGACATGCAAGCGCGCGCAAGCACAAGAGAACATGTCTACGAGCATTGTCGTCTTCCCATAAAATTTTCTGATGAAGTCCACCTCTCCGTTTATACATATTTTACAAAGCTACATTTCTCCGTGAATCTCTCACCGTTGGTGAACTCATACTAGCAGTTCTTAAAAGCCTACGGAATTCTGACAGGCTTATCTTCCCGTCTTTGTCAATGTCCGCTTCCTCTAAAAGTGGGTCTATCGAGCCTTTCAAACCCGTGTGCTGCAAAACAATAGTAGGGTTGGTCAACAACATGGTTAATATTGTAATAACTGACATTCAAGATGCTATGAACCCTTTCTCTTGGGAAGAAATCTGTAAATAACACTGTTTTCACTTGAGCAGAAAACATCAGATACTAACCATTTTAAGTTCTTCAGGAGTTATGAATCCATCTCTAtcaacatcaaatttctcaaaagCAGCCTGTGAtctttgctgccattttgtagaATTATGCTCCTCCAACTGATGGACATGTAGAGTGGCGGCCACAAACTCCGGGAAATCAACAAGCCCGTCTGTGTTACTATCAATCTGCCAACCAATGAATAAAATACTTTAGGTCTCTGAACTGCACAAGAGACCATATAGTAGAAAGTGATGAAATTGTGTGTGATGAAAGCTACAGAGATTAAACAGCAATATTAGCCTTGACAGTTGAGTAATTTTCATATCATAACAGGGATTATAGTGCAGGAACTATTTGGAATATGTAATCCGTCATTCAGACGTGTCCTCGACAACCTTAAAGCAACCCCCAGGTATTTGGCCACTTATTTCTTTTTTAGAGCAACCTCGACTATTTTATTGAGTACTTGCTACCTTCAACTAGTTCAGGTAACGGATAACTCTGCCCCACCAAAGCTCCGGGAGATTGGAAGAAAACACCTAGCATGTTTTGCCTCTGCTGGATTTGAACCCTGGTTCTCCGTGGTTTTCATCTCACTTAATTGTCCTCTATGTCACACCCTTGGTTTCAAGAATTTGCACCTATTTCTTGCTATTATCTTCttactttctttttctctttctttctttcttttttcttttgtttttggggggaggggggaacaGAGAGTTGTAGGCACATgattcttgttttcttcttttccccttttcttcCTTTCCCCTTAGGGGAGAATGTGAATATTAAAGCAGTTCCAAACATGCAACAGCTTAAGGCGACAAAAGGTCCTTTTTGTGATAATTCTCTAATTATTTATCAAATGTCATGTTTTGCTCCTGATACTTCATACTTAGATAAACAAGTTTACCGCTTGAAGAATCTCAAGAACTCGTGACTCTTTCATTTTCCATGGGAGATCCTTGGCAAGGGCCTGCATTAGAAATGAATATGATAAGCCACTAAAACAGATGACGAGATATATATGCATCATATATTGTTTTGCATCAAAATGACACAAAATGTCGGTGCCTCAGATGTTTGCCGATAGCCAGTGAGAGTTGTAAGGACAAAAACAAGCTCCAACATGAAGGATGAGCAATACCTGTCTCATTTCTTCGAGACTGATGACACCATTCTTATCCACATCAATTGCAGAAAATTGATCCTTCAGATCAGAGAGCTCCTCCTCATCAAGCGTGCTAGCTAACGCCTGCCCGATGGTGAAACAGCATCCAGAAATTTAGGTTTCGTATATCTGAAGTAACCTTAACAGAAGGTCTACGAAATAAGAAAGCAATGAACTTACCCGTAAAGCGAACTGTTTTAGGCGACTGTATCTGACAAATTGCCGCATGTTGGATAAAACAGAAATATCGAGTGGAATCTCAGATGCATCACCTCCTTCTCGGACCCATGGATGCGCTGAAAATGTTCGACCAGATAGTTTCAAAACAATTGTTCATCGTATCAAAAAATTTAAAGGAACGACATTGGTAACATCTTTTTGCAAGTTGATTGGAATACTATGCCACAAGTTGTAATGAGACTTTATATAATTTAATAGTACTAATTCAGGATCATATATTACTTACATAGGGCCTGAGCGGCAGTAAGTCTAGCACGCGGATCCTTCACCAGTAATTTCTTTACAAAATCTTTAGCACTGTTGCTTATGTTTGGCCATGGCTTGCGACGGAAATCAGGCTTGTTTCGTAAGACCTTAGCATATTGGAAAAAGGTTAGAAAAAAGAAACAGGCAAAAAGCAGAGAATTTACAAAATATCGAAATTGTTAAAAATCTTAAAGGAAGAAAAACGCTCTAGATAAGGGCCTCTCCAAGGAAGCATACGTCAAAAACAAAAAAGTTAACCAAATAAATAGCAGCAGCTTCTCTACAAAGGAAACAACATCGATGGTCCAAGACTGAGGATGTTTATGAGATGATATCAAAAGGGTGAACGGTAATCCGGAAATTCCAAATGAATGGGAGATTTATTGAGGAAGTGGAAACTTCAAACTACCACTTAAAGTTAAAAAGAAACCTGAAACATCCTATTGAAAGGACAAAAGGTAAGCATGTAGTTTTATACAGAATGTTAATTGCCTATTAGAGCCCGAAAACTGTGATTTCCTTTCCCTAGGTTTCCCAATTTAAAACACAATTTGAAACGTTTCTAAACTACAGACAAAATATTCTCACCTCCTTGAATATACCATCCTCAGTTTTGTCCCAGAAGGGCCGACGGCCACATAGCAAAATGTATGTAATTACACCTATACTCCATACATCTGATTCAGGTCCTGATCTACGCTTTAACACCTCCGGGGCTACATAATATGCACTGCCAACAATGTCTTGGAATTTTTTTCCTGCATTTATAATTTTCCTCTGATTAGTCTTTTACTTTAAGATAGAAAACCATAACAATAGCCCCTAGATCGTTGACAAATCAATACTTCAGAAAgatgtttttatataaaaatttacAACTCATTAGATTTCTAAAGAATCCAATTACCTGGTCTTATGAAGTCTGAAAGACCAAAATCTGTGGCTTTTAATGGCGAATCCACCTTTGAAGATTTAAAGAGAAAAttctacaaaagaaaaagaagtttgtTTAAAGAAAACAATATCAAGTAGCATTACCAAGCCAAAAGTAGTATTGAACTGTTTGCACACCTCAGGTTTCATATCTCGATGCACCAGACCATGTAAATGACACTCAGCAGCCACTTTTAGCATCTGGCGTACAACTATCGCCGCATCTTTCTCAGTATATCGACTATCTTTTCTGGTTTAGATTTATGTTTAACCCTTATAAGTAAACTTCATAATCAGAAATTTGAATAATCAACTGAAACTGGTAATTTCAGAATACTTACTTGGACAAGATTCGGTCCAATAGTTCCCCACCCTCACATAacctaaagaaaaacaaaaaaattgaaaaacgtTAACTTGTGATTCAAGTGGAAGGAGCAGTTGTAGGCAAATAAACTAGGAC
This window encodes:
- the LOC107826428 gene encoding calcium-dependent protein kinase 18; amino-acid sequence: MGSCFSSSKVSGSNSNTPSTTTTNVNVHHNRPSTTTTTTTVTSRKQEGSNYNRDKGNINTKNSHQKQQPRSSQQNVVVKPNSRRQSGGVIPCGKRTDFGYDKDFDKRYTIGKLLGHGQFGYTYVATDKSSGDRVAVKKIEKNKMVLPIAVEDVKREVKILKALAGHENVVQFYNSFEDDNYVYIVMELCEGGELLDRILSKKDSRYTEKDAAIVVRQMLKVAAECHLHGLVHRDMKPENFLFKSSKVDSPLKATDFGLSDFIRPGKKFQDIVGSAYYVAPEVLKRRSGPESDVWSIGVITYILLCGRRPFWDKTEDGIFKEVLRNKPDFRRKPWPNISNSAKDFVKKLLVKDPRARLTAAQALSHPWVREGGDASEIPLDISVLSNMRQFVRYSRLKQFALRALASTLDEEELSDLKDQFSAIDVDKNGVISLEEMRQALAKDLPWKMKESRVLEILQAIDSNTDGLVDFPEFVAATLHVHQLEEHNSTKWQQRSQAAFEKFDVDRDGFITPEELKMHTGLKGSIDPLLEEADIDKDGKISLSEFRRLLRTASMSSPTVRDSRRNVAL